GCCTCACCGTAAGAGGCGGGGGGAGCCTCCCACAACTGCCCCGTCCTCCCCTCCTGCACTTGTCTGCCCGGGACGCCCGCCTTTAGTGCCGTAGTAGTGCGGTACCCGGCCTGGCCCTAAGGGGAGCCGCGGCCTTTTGGGATTAGGGATGAGCACGTGAGAGTGGAGGGTTGGGGTAGGGAGGTGCTGCCTTGGCCGGGTCCCCACCAGTCTTCCTCAGAAAGTGTGTCTGTCATTGCCCCGCATCCTCCTTTCCCGTGTCTGTCAGTCTGCCCAAGCGGCTTTTGGTGCCCAGCTGTCTTACCCACCCTCCTGTTCCCCTCCGTCCCCCAGCTCCGTTCATAGGGCTCTCATTTCATCCATCCCGTTCTCGCAGATCCTGGCAGCTTTTTGAGGCCAGCCTTCTGACCTTCGGCACCACTGACACAGGGCAGAGAGATGTGGGTGGCCCAAGGACCACAACAGGGGATCTGAGAGTTGAGGCCCCAGATGAGTCAGGGGGAGAAGGCTGACTCTCCTTCCAGGGAACCTCCATGCCCAGCAGCCCCCAGAGACACAACAACCTACCTTCCAGCCTTAACTTGATGGTCTGTCCCTGCCGGGTGCCCCTCAACCCCTTCTTGACCCCAAAGCCAGATTGCCCCCTGGGTTAAAACTTTTTTCTTGACAGAGTGTGGAGAGGGAATCCCTCAAGGATAGATTTGTTTCCATGATGCCAGGTTCCAACCCTCTATTACCTCCTCTCTGTTGGATGGTCAGCCAGATTGGGGGATGTTGGGATTGGGGGACTATTGGTGGACATGGTGGTGCCCAGGTGGCATCAGATGTGCCAGTGAGAATTCTGTCTCCCAATCCCACCCCAATCTGACTGCCCCACACCCTGCCTGCCTTGAATCTCAGATTTCCCTGATTAATTTGGGGAGGGGCAGAGCTGAGAAAAGAATTATGGGGACCCTTGTATTTAGGGGAGACAGCCTCACATCTCCACCCCTAGTTGGAGGCCCTCAGGATCTGATGCCCCTTGTCCCAACACCCTATGCCCTGACTCACTCTGTCCCATTTTCTCCGGCTGAGTGGCCGGGTTTCTACCTCTAGTCACTGGAGCTGATCACTGTCAGTTTTGTACTGATTAAGAAATAACAAAAACCATGAAGATACAGGAGCACCCTGAGGGATTACTGGGGGCCTTGGAGGGTGGGAACAATTGTCTGGGTCCTGTGCTCCCTAGACAAGTTCTTGAGGCTGAGCCCTCAGCCGTTGTCTGGTGGGCAGATAATGAGGTCCCTTGTTAGAGAGGGGCAGATAAAACAAGCCAGCCTTGACATAGCCATGCTGAGGTGTGCAGGCCAGGAAATCAGGTAGCCCAGAGGTGATGGAGTGGAGTCTGGGGGAAGGGTCCTGGGTGGAGGTTAATATTCAGATCCAGTGTGGGAGGGAATCTATGTTCATGCGTCCCCAGCTGgctcctcccccacccaccagGGATAGCACAGCCCCAGGGTGACTGCCCTGACCTTGGGCAGTCCTGTATTCCTGGCTTCTATTTCCTGCTGTGCTGCCTGAGTTTGGGCAAGTGAcctaccctctctgagcctccctcTGAAACAGAGGTGGTGGCTCCCCTTCCCCACACTTCGGAGTGGCTGGGAGGGTAAGGAAGAGGgcctgcccccttttcccccctgtATGCCTTCCCCCTGGTTTGCCAGGAGGATGGGATGAGGGATGGCAGCATCTCACCTGCCCCGTCACTGTCAGGCCTCTGGCTGCCCCCTATGGGAGCTATTGGAATGTATTGCCTGGCTGGGCCCCCCACTTCCACTTCACCCCAGGTATTTGATTTTGATTCTCTCCACCCTCATTCTGAGTCTCTGtccttctccctgccccccagggTTTCCCACCACAGGGTCTAGAAGTGTGTGTGACACCCATTGCGCTGTGATCGGAAGTCAGATTAAAAATCAGGGAGTGTTTTCCCTTGTTTCTGTACCAAGGTGTTGGCTCAGTTCCTGCAGTGGGAGGGCAGGGGCCTGCCTGCTGAGCTCTGCTGTGGAAGGACGGTCAGAGGTGAGGTTGCCCTGAGTCCCGAAGTCCAGGTCAACTGGGAGAACTAACGGGAAGAACTTGGGTCTCATCTCCTCTCCACCGAACTCCCGAACCCTTGGACGGATCAAAACCATCCATCTGAGAACTGATCAGCGACAGTCTCCCCTTGCTGCTCCCGGGAAAACTTTCATAACTGGACTCAATCCCAgtttttgtttctgtatctttgtCCATTTGTGGCTGAGCCTCCGCAGCCCCTGGGTCATAACTTAATGGGTGTCGAAGTGTTATGAACACTCAACCATCCCTCTTGACTCAGATCTCAGTTTCTAACCCCCAGGGCAAAGCTTTGAAGTTTTCTGCAGTGGGGCTGCCCTTTTCCCTGTCCGTGGTGCTGACACAGTAGCAGCTCCCAAGAGCCCAGCTGCCTGGCAAGGTTAGCTGCCCCTCCCTCATCCCCTTTCCAGTGGGAAAGCGTTTGAAGCTACACTCCTGCACCACCGCAATCCTAGAGTGAGGGACTGGAGAAGCTAGGGGCTCAAAGGCAGACTCACATGAGTTTAATGACTTACAAGAGTTGTAGAGATGGTAGGCATGGCCAGAGGCCAGGAGTTTGGGGAGCAGTTCTGGGGGAGGCCAATAAGAGGGGATGGCCCCACAATCCATGGAGTTGGAGTGAGAGTGATCAGTTGCCCCTTTGCTCAAACAAGCAGATTCAATCTATATTAATCTTCTGACCCTACTAGCCAAACCCTGTACTGAGGTGAGGGACCTTCCCTTCTGTTCCTGCAGCTGGGAGTCCAATAAATAGATACACAGGcacctttttctctatcttcctcTCCAAACCCACAGGCTCAGAGATGAGAAGGCCCCTTCTCAGACCCAGGACTCCTCTTCAGGCGAGATTGGGCCTTGCTCAAGCTGCTGAGGCCCTGGGCTTTCTAAAGGCTGAGGGCTACTACCCAACGGGACGGCTGGCTCTtgcctctcctttccctcctcctcccctgctgAGGCTCTGTCCACCAGGGCTGCTTCCCCTCCCTTGCTGCCTAGTCCTGCTCTCACCAGCCTACCCCTGGGAGGTGCCCTGGCTGGACCCAAGCCGCGGTAGGCCAAAGGCCTGGGAATTCGTGAAGGCTGCTTCTCAGGCCTGTGGTCTCTCCGGGGCTGGATCCTGGGCCTCAGCTTCAGCTTGTAGATGGATGGGACTCTCTGGGGCTTTCGGAGTGTTCTCTTGCTCTTACTGGGACATGCTTTGGCCTTGTCAGAATTGGGGTCTGAGGATGAAGGAGTGGGGGCCTCTGGACGAGCAGACACAGGTGTTGAGCAGTCCTGCCCTCCTTCAGTTGGGACTTTCCTCATCCTGGTGCCCGTGGTGCTCAGGCTCGCCCCTGTTCTTGGCCCACCCTCTCTGGCTCCCAGTTTCTCTTTGGGGCTTTCTGGGCCTGCAGTAACAGACAGCTTAGGTGAGCCTGCAGAGGCTGCCTTCCAGGCTCCTGGGTCTACTTTAAGGAGGGGTGGGGGGCCCTGAGCCAGTTCTTGGATGACTTTGTCATAAGGACCCCCAGGCTCGGGCCACCGCCCACCTAGGCTAGGAACGTAGACTCCACTGCGAAGAATGACTCCAGACCCTGTGCCCTGGGGTCGGGTACCACCCACCTCCAGTAGCTTCATGTTGGCCAGAAGCTCCTCCTCAAGGCTATGGTTTGAGGCAATGGCTTGCTCCTTGATGCCACTCAAGGGCAGGGGAGtgcacctccccaccccctcctgtgggcccagggcccaggactctccagcctctgctgtcaCTTGGATGTCCGGCTTCTGGTCCCCTTGTCTCCCTTCCTCAGAGCAGTCCCCATGTCTGGACCCAGCCAAGTTCCCAGGGATAGCACTTAATGGGACAGGGCTCCTCCCCAATTCTGTCATGGGACGTCCACTTGCAGTACCTGGGAAGCTTCTTCCTGGAGGGGGAGGGCGGGCAGGGGGTGGCCGGACTGGGATCTTGGTGCGTTCTTTAACAAGGGACAGAGAGCGAGCAGATGCTGGCTCCTTGAGCTGGGAGGAAGCACCCTTGGCCTCACCCCCGGATGGTGGCCTGAGGCCCACAGGCTTGGCAGGACCTGAAGAACGAGGCAGGGGAGATGGTCCTCTTGCTTGTGTCCCTCTGATGGTGGCTTCAGGGGCCCAGAGTCTCTGGGGGAGGGGGACCTTGGCATGAGTTCCCCAGCTGTCTGTCTCCTCATGAACCCAGGATGTAGGTGTCCTCCCCCTGAGGAGTTCAGGGGAGTCTCTGTCCTCCGTCTTCCCTGAGGAGGTGCGCCGTGGGTCTCGTCCCATGCGGGTGGATGAGGATTGGCACTGGGGTGGGCTGTTCCCAGCTGGCAGCTGCCTCTGAGATGGGGTGAGTGAATTCCCCTGGCACCTGCAAGGGAGAATCATAAAGCCAGCAGGGTCATCTAGTCCAGTCCCCTGGCTCTGGGAAGAGATGGCCTTTCCCCAGCCAGAACACCAAAGGGGCCAGACTTCATGTTGAATGAAACAGATGCTCCCTCTCCGTCTGTGCCTGCCCAGCAGACTTCCTTAGGGCAGATAGTGTTTAAGTCTATTCTCCCTCATTCCCTGTGGAGCAGATAGAAAGAATCCTGGTCTGGACCCAGGGTTACTTACcaggcttgtgtgtgtgtgtgtgtgtgtgtgtgtgtgtgtgtgtgtgtgtgtgtcttacttTCTGCTCTACTGTGAAATGGTGGAAGGATGCTGGGTAAGTCTGTTCCGCCTCGTCTGTGAAATGGGATGGCTTATGAAGAAACTAGATGATCCCAAGGTAGTGGGTGTGTTTTTGGTTCTGAACACCTGAGGTCTTGTTGAGGTAGGGGCACTCCTGGAAGACCTGCTCCCTTCTCTTGGGGTGGGGTGTCCTCTGAGAAGGTGGACTCCAAAGGGGAAAGcagccctgccctccccctcccctgtaCCTCAGGAATGGTGCTGTCTCTCTGGGGGCCCCACTGCGGGGCATACGGGAGAAGGAGGTGAGGGGCCTCAGCTTTCGGCCTGAAGAGGTGTATGTCTTCCAGTCCACAGGGGGCAGTGGACTCTGGGAGCGGCTGATGGTCATCATAGGCTGGGGCTGTGAGGGTCCATCCTCCACCCTCACTTCATGCTGCACCGGTGGGGCAGGGGGCTTTAGGAAACTGCCTGTCTTGTGTGCTACCAATATAAGCccacagagagaggagaaaagggttAAATTCTTGGTGATTGGGCCCACTGTCCCCACCTCCCCCAGCTGTCCCATGCCCCATATCCCACATTACAGACAGTGCGACCTAATGTGCCAGCACCAGTGCCAGCACCAAAATTTCCTTAAGGCGACAAAATCTGGTCAGAGGATTTATGTAAAGCTGTGTTTATATTACAGGTCCACATCTTTTACTTAGATTTCATGCTTATTTGGGGTGACTTGAGGTGCTGTTGGAGATTTTGGGAGGACTAAAGGTTCCTCCTTTAGTCATGCTTGGCGCCACCACAGTGGTCATCAGAGCCACATCTAAGCTCTGCCAAGATGCGTGGGACCCAGTGCTGATTCTCTGTATGTTTGGTGTCATCTTGTGGCTCTAACTGGCATTGCACCATGGCCACACAGCCTTCTTCCTGGTACCGAGAGCGCATCACACTTGTACCTTCTACAAGCTCTTCCGTTCTCCAACCCCCTGATCAGTAGATCAGTCCTATCCCCTGCCTCTGCTTCCAGCCTCCCACCCAGAGCCACGGAGAGGGGGACTCACAGAGGGATGTACATCGGCAGGGGTCATGTTTATCCAGATAATGGCCAAGCGTGTCCCAGCCGCCCCCAACACGTACCATCACATGGTTCCGGAGGATCTGCAGAGGGCAAGCATGAGGGTGAGGGCAGGGCCCCTTCCTGGCCAGCCTGAGGGTTTGCAGCGCATACTCCTACCCatgcacacgcgcgcgcgcgcacgcgcacacacacacacacacacacacacacacacacacacacacagtccttgCGTATAATTAATTTTAAGTGTGATTATTTTGCAGCCTGAGTCTCCGTGACTGGCACCAGATAACAAATGTCAAGTAGTGGAGGCCAGGCTGATAAACAGAAAGTTGCCCCACAACTCGACAAGGGATCTCACAAGCATTGTGAGGCCTGGCCCTAGAGCTCTTTCTTCCCTCACTCTACCTGCACGTGGTTATATAAAAAAATGGGGTGCTGCCTATGCTCTGGAGTGTATGTCAAAGAATCCATGGGAGTCCCAACCTCACTCCACTCTGGGGCCAGTCACATAGTCCTCTCCAGGATATCATTTCCTGACCTGAAAAGTGGGGCTACATCCCTTGCCTTACGTACTTCACAGGGCTACTGACTCAGGGTCTGGCTGAGGACCCAGGGAACTGGCTCTGCCCCCAGATGTGACCGGTGCTGAAGGAAAGGGCTTGGCTATGCCCTTGAGCTGCTGGTCACACTTCCGGGCATGGGCTTTGCCTGAGAAAGTGTGGCCAAGTGGGGGGGTAGTGAGAGGCCTGTTTCAGACTTGTACTACTGGTCACTCTGCAGAGTGTACTAAGTCAGGCATGTGAGGGGTGGACTATGGGGTCTGTGTGGCTGGGTCATCAGGCCCCTTGCTCTGACCAAGCTTGTTGGGGGAGTGGTGGTAAAGGAAAATTGGGAGTACCCTTCATACCCCTCTGCACTGGGCAAAGGGGGCTGGGCGGGGGCATGTTTCTTGGCTGTCCTTCTGGAAGGAGGGGATAGGATTGACAACTTTGCCAGGAATCTTCTGGAATTCTCCAAGGGAGAGAAAGATAGCCTCATGGTGTGGTAAGTTGGGGGGAATGGTGACTGGTCTTTCCCCTCAGGCCTGGGCAGGATCTGCTGGAAGGAAACCCTGCTCTGCTGACCCTGGGAAGCCCCCAACCCCATCCCAGGACTTACCCGGATGAAGATGAGGGTGTTGGAATCCCCCACGCGGTACTTCCCCTCAGACACTTTGATCATGGAGAACTGAATGGGGCACGTGCAGTGGCTCACGAGGCTCTGAACCTGTGGGCAGGGGGCAATGGGCTCAGCTCTCCCTCTGCATGGCCACCAAGCTCCGCCCCTGCCCCCAAGCTGGGTCAAGCCCAATGGGAGGCCTGCCTGCCCCAGAGCCAGCTGGGAGGCGTCTGTTGAGctcagggctgggggctgagaaGCAGGTGGAGAAAACTCACAACGCAGTGAGAAACCAAGCCCAGCCGTGGAGTGGCCACC
The sequence above is a segment of the Manis pentadactyla isolate mManPen7 chromosome 4, mManPen7.hap1, whole genome shotgun sequence genome. Coding sequences within it:
- the GAS2L2 gene encoding GAS2-like protein 2; translated protein: MSQPGGHRRRPRTLRPPVRSIRPFKSSEQYLEAMKEDLAEWLRDLYGLDIDAANFLQVLDTGLVLCQHANAITEAALAFLAEAPARAQRIPLPQAGVSCNRAAQPGTFQARDNVSNFIQWCRKEMGIQEVLMFETEDLVLRKNVKNVVLCLLELGRRAWRFGVAAPTLVQLEEEIDEELRQELALPRPDPPPPAPPTRRPCHFHNLDQMVQSLVSHCTCPIQFSMIKVSEGKYRVGDSNTLIFIRILRNHVMVRVGGGWDTLGHYLDKHDPCRCTSLSHKTGSFLKPPAPPVQHEVRVEDGPSQPQPMMTISRSQSPLPPVDWKTYTSSGRKLRPLTSFSRMPRSGAPRETAPFLRCQGNSLTPSQRQLPAGNSPPQCQSSSTRMGRDPRRTSSGKTEDRDSPELLRGRTPTSWVHEETDSWGTHAKVPLPQRLWAPEATIRGTQARGPSPLPRSSGPAKPVGLRPPSGGEAKGASSQLKEPASARSLSLVKERTKIPVRPPPARPPPPGRSFPGTASGRPMTELGRSPVPLSAIPGNLAGSRHGDCSEEGRQGDQKPDIQVTAEAGESWALGPQEGVGRCTPLPLSGIKEQAIASNHSLEEELLANMKLLEVGGTRPQGTGSGVILRSGVYVPSLGGRWPEPGGPYDKVIQELAQGPPPLLKVDPGAWKAASAGSPKLSVTAGPESPKEKLGAREGGPRTGASLSTTGTRMRKVPTEGGQDCSTPVSARPEAPTPSSSDPNSDKAKACPSKSKRTLRKPQRVPSIYKLKLRPRIQPRRDHRPEKQPSRIPRPLAYRGLGPARAPPRGRLVRAGLGSKGGEAALVDRASAGEEEGKERQEPAVPLGSSPQPLESPGPQQLEQGPISPEEESWV